ATTGCAACGCCAGGCTATGAGCCAGATCCCTCCATTAAAGCTGAGCCGATCCAGAATGGTCGCCAGCAGCGTGGCGGCGGTGGTGGTCGCGGGCAGGGCGGAGCAGGGCGTGGCCAGCAGCCGCGTCGTCAGGATGGCGGTGCGCCAAAAGCGAAGCCGCGTAATGGCGAAGGCAAACCGGCAGGCGATAAGCCTCGTCCGCCGCGCCGTCCGCGCAAACCGTCTTCCGCCCAGTAATTCACCTTGCTGTCTGGCAGTATAAACACGCTATCCGGTCTACACAGGGTGTAGGCCGGACAGGTCAATCACTCCCCCGAACTTTGCGATTTCAGCACGATTGAGCAGGTATATCGTCCTGCCGGGTGAATCGAAATCGTCGTCTCAAATACTTTCCCGTCCCTGTCCAGATAACGACGCACAATTCTCATCGCTGGCGAATCAGGCGCTACGTTGAGGATCTTTGCCACCTTTTTGGGCACACCGACAGCCGTAATAGTCTGATGCACCTCATGGCTTTTGATGCCGTAATGCGTTTCGATCAAGTCGCTGATTAATGAGTGTGGATCGTCACGGATGTAGGTGCGCAGTTTAGCGTAATCCGTGCTGGCATAGCTGTCCGTCCAGCAGATCGGTGCGTCGGGGTTGTGCGCATCTTCGCGAGTACTGGCAATGTGCAGCCAGCGGGAACCTGGCGGGCAGCCAATCATCTGGGACAGCTCGATGTCCGCCACAATCTCATCGATTTTCTTGATGACGCGCAGATTGTTTTTGGCCAGCAGCAACAGATCCTCAAGATGCGATAGCGGGTGATTGACACCGTTAGCCTTAGGTTCGCAAACGCGAGTTCCCGCGCCTTTACGCCGTGAAATCAGACCTTGCTCTGTTAATTCCCTCAACGCCTCACGCATGGTGTGGCGGCTGACCTGCCATGTTTCGCACAGTTCCATTTCCGTTGGAAACAGCGATCCGGGGGCAAAGGTCCCCACCGAAATTTGCTGCGCCAGTTCACGTGCTATTCGCTTGTACAGAGATTCTTTCATCGCGGTTTCATCAAAATATTAGTGATCTTTATCACGAAAATTTGTACGGACTATTCCCTACATTTCTTATGAATACTATAAATGTCCGTACATTCAAATGTACGGACATTTAATTATGTCTGGACATTGTGTCGGCGTTTGAATATCTAAAAAACGACCGTAAACACGCATCTTATCACTATCAGATTTTCCAGGGGGATTTATGGCTTCGAATGTACTTGATTCTGTTCTGTTCAGGGATTCTTTCGGCACACCGGCGATGCGCGCGGTGTTTGACGATCGCGAGCTGGTACGCAAATACGTGGAAGTGGAAGTGGCATTAGCTAAAGCCCAGGCACGCTGCGGTGTGATACCTGAGGCTGCGGCGCAGGAAATTGCTGAAAAATGTAATGCCGATACGCTCGATTTTGATTTATTACGCCATGAAACCGAAATCGTGGGTTATCCGATCCTACCGCTGGTGCACCAGATTTCTAAACAGGCTGGCGAGTCCGGCGGCTATGTGCACTGGGGGGCAACCACTCAGGACATTATGGACACTGCTGTAGTCCTGCAAATTCGTGATGCTTTTGCGCTCATTGAGTCCGATATGGACAAACTTCGTGCAACGCTGGCCGATCTCTCACGCCGTTATCGTGATACGCCGATGGCCGGGAGAACCCATTTGCAGCAGGCTCTGCCAGTGACCTTCGGTTATAAAACAGCCATCTGGCTAGATATGTTTGAACGTCACGCGGAACGTCTGACTCAGGCGCGTCCTCGTGTATTGGTCGGCGAGTTTGCGGGTGCCGCCGGTACGCTGGCATCGCTGGGGGATAAAGGGCTGGCGGTACAAAAAGCGATGATGGAAGAGCTTGGGCTGAATATCCCAACGTCCACATGGCATGTTGCGCGTGATGGTTTCGCCGAGGCGGTGAATCTGTTAGCGGTGATTACCGGGTCGCTGGGCAAGATTGCCTACGACGTAATGCTGCTGGCAGCAAACGAGTTTGGTGAGCTGTATGAGCCGTTTGTTAAAGGACGCGGTGCCAGCAGTACTATGCCGCAGAAACGCAACCCTATTTCCAGCGAGTTAATGCTGGCCTGTGCCAAAGGCGTTCGCCAACAGGCAGGGCTGATGCTTGATGCAATGGTGCAAGATCTGGAGCGTGCAACCGGGCCGTGGCATGCCGAATGGATTGCTATCCCGGAGAGTTTCGTTCTCAGCGCGGGGGCATTGCATCAGGCTAACTTTATGCTGGCGGGGCTGGTGGTCGATGAAGCGGCGATGAAACGTAACCTCGGTATGACCAACGGATTGATTGTGGCTGAAGCGGTCATGATGGGGTTGGCTCCGTACATTGGTCGTCAGGATGCGCATGATGTGGTGTACGACGCTTGCCGCATCGTCAACGAACAAGGCGGGCGATTAGCGGACGTGCTGAATGCGATGCCATCTGTCTCGGAACGACTTGACCCGCAGTTGATTGAAGAACTGACCGACCCGGCAAATTACCTTGGAATGGCGCCAGCAATGGTGGATCAGGTATTAGCGAGATATATGTCGCGGAAATGAACGCTCTTGGGCTAACGGAATAAGGATATTTTTATGTCAAAAAATTCTGCCACGGGAAAATCCATTCTCTCGTTCCTGATACCGCTGGCGATAGGCGCGATCATTTGGTTTTATCCCGTACCTGCTGGTCTGACGCCTCAGGCCTGGCATATGTTCGCGATATTTGCCGCGACCATAGCCGCGATTCTTACCCAGCCGCTCCCTTCGGGGGCGGTGATGTTGATTGCACTTTGCGTGGTAATTTTCACCAAAACGTTGCCAGAGGCAAAAGCATTGTCAGGTTTTGCATCCGGTACAGTATGGCTCATTTTCTGTGCCTACGTCTTGTCTCTGGGTTTTGTAACCTCGGGATTGGGGAAACGTATTGCGTATAAAATGTTATCGCTCTTTGGTGGCAGCAGCCTGGGTATCGCTTACTCACTGGGGGTTTCCGATCTGATTATGGCCCCGGCAATGCCATCAGTAACCGCGCGTTCCGGGGGGATTATTTTCCCTATCA
This window of the Citrobacter freundii ATCC 8090 = MTCC 1658 = NBRC 12681 genome carries:
- a CDS encoding adenylosuccinate lyase family protein, whose translation is MASNVLDSVLFRDSFGTPAMRAVFDDRELVRKYVEVEVALAKAQARCGVIPEAAAQEIAEKCNADTLDFDLLRHETEIVGYPILPLVHQISKQAGESGGYVHWGATTQDIMDTAVVLQIRDAFALIESDMDKLRATLADLSRRYRDTPMAGRTHLQQALPVTFGYKTAIWLDMFERHAERLTQARPRVLVGEFAGAAGTLASLGDKGLAVQKAMMEELGLNIPTSTWHVARDGFAEAVNLLAVITGSLGKIAYDVMLLAANEFGELYEPFVKGRGASSTMPQKRNPISSELMLACAKGVRQQAGLMLDAMVQDLERATGPWHAEWIAIPESFVLSAGALHQANFMLAGLVVDEAAMKRNLGMTNGLIVAEAVMMGLAPYIGRQDAHDVVYDACRIVNEQGGRLADVLNAMPSVSERLDPQLIEELTDPANYLGMAPAMVDQVLARYMSRK
- a CDS encoding GntR family transcriptional regulator; the encoded protein is MKESLYKRIARELAQQISVGTFAPGSLFPTEMELCETWQVSRHTMREALRELTEQGLISRRKGAGTRVCEPKANGVNHPLSHLEDLLLLAKNNLRVIKKIDEIVADIELSQMIGCPPGSRWLHIASTREDAHNPDAPICWTDSYASTDYAKLRTYIRDDPHSLISDLIETHYGIKSHEVHQTITAVGVPKKVAKILNVAPDSPAMRIVRRYLDRDGKVFETTISIHPAGRYTCSIVLKSQSSGE